In the genome of Desulfovibrio sp., one region contains:
- a CDS encoding cytochrome c3 family protein, whose protein sequence is MKLWFNTRHTAASLPVFLVALLLVLAVCWLRPAAAHAGSSWLIDEMRFHASAHSALSCTDCHTDIAEAAEHPTAKGLNQPGSTAFSAEGCYNCHSEVEAELAKGKHAGKALVKGQDYAQCTTCHSPHYVLGAEARAKGLRKGANISQSCNVCHEMKKALPVPAADVAACLTCHGLQTGVAQAASGAATASGSGGAAAPQAQASQGQATQPQIAQATQGQSAQAQALQAQALQPRALCMTCHGPEARDMPGAARMDAQALAAMTHKNMDCLSCHKDAARYPHNKQERVACLTCHTRHTESVIHDAHSRVSCESCHLQGVTPVLKNGMVVARVNAGPLMAHDMGLPSGTASCVRCHSPAISAASPAGAGSVGAADAVLPAKSVLCMGCHAGTFTVQDTPSRLGLGIFVLGFAALMLFWFSTSNLGKGSLAPASDTQSSADGTGQTHGCPRPEHHGTSENRWLALLVDVLLQRRLYRESRTRWAIHALIFFPFLIRFSWGVLALLGSHQAAGMEWPWLMLAKDWAPTAFIYDVSGLALLAGLVWAALFWRREKKAAANAPRHDWPALWLLLAITVTGFVLEGMRMALTGMPDGSEWAFAGHALASLFTLMSPAQLARVYGWGWYVHAIVTAATVAYMPFSQLRHIVTTPVFLLVQTLRGRH, encoded by the coding sequence ATGAAGTTGTGGTTTAACACGCGCCATACCGCCGCCTCTCTGCCCGTTTTTCTGGTGGCCTTGCTACTGGTGCTGGCGGTCTGCTGGCTTCGGCCCGCCGCCGCTCATGCAGGCAGTTCATGGCTCATAGACGAGATGCGTTTTCACGCCTCGGCCCACAGCGCTCTGTCCTGTACCGATTGCCACACAGACATTGCCGAAGCCGCCGAGCATCCCACGGCCAAGGGGCTGAATCAGCCCGGCAGCACGGCTTTTTCCGCCGAGGGCTGCTACAATTGCCACAGTGAGGTGGAAGCCGAGCTTGCCAAGGGCAAACACGCGGGCAAGGCCCTTGTGAAGGGGCAGGATTATGCCCAGTGCACCACCTGCCATAGCCCGCACTATGTGCTGGGGGCCGAGGCCCGCGCCAAGGGGCTGAGAAAGGGCGCAAATATTTCGCAATCCTGCAATGTCTGCCATGAGATGAAAAAGGCCTTGCCCGTGCCCGCTGCTGACGTGGCCGCCTGCCTGACCTGTCACGGTCTGCAGACCGGAGTGGCGCAAGCGGCCTCGGGCGCGGCGACGGCTTCGGGTTCCGGCGGCGCTGCTGCCCCGCAGGCACAGGCTTCACAGGGCCAGGCCACACAGCCGCAGATTGCGCAAGCAACGCAGGGCCAGTCCGCGCAAGCGCAAGCCCTGCAAGCGCAGGCTCTGCAACCCCGCGCCCTGTGCATGACCTGCCACGGCCCTGAAGCCAGGGATATGCCCGGAGCCGCCCGCATGGACGCGCAGGCCCTGGCCGCCATGACCCACAAGAATATGGACTGCCTGTCCTGTCACAAGGACGCGGCGCGCTATCCGCACAACAAACAGGAGCGCGTGGCCTGCCTGACCTGCCACACGCGCCATACGGAATCGGTCATTCATGACGCCCACAGCCGGGTAAGCTGCGAAAGCTGCCATCTGCAGGGCGTGACCCCCGTGCTCAAGAACGGCATGGTGGTGGCGCGCGTGAACGCTGGCCCCCTCATGGCGCACGACATGGGCCTGCCTTCGGGCACGGCGTCCTGCGTGCGTTGCCATTCTCCGGCCATCTCCGCCGCCAGCCCGGCGGGTGCGGGAAGCGTGGGCGCGGCGGATGCCGTGCTGCCAGCCAAAAGCGTGCTGTGCATGGGCTGCCACGCGGGCACCTTTACGGTGCAGGATACGCCCAGCCGCCTGGGACTCGGCATCTTTGTGCTGGGTTTTGCGGCGCTGATGCTGTTCTGGTTCTCCACCAGCAATCTCGGCAAGGGAAGTCTTGCTCCGGCATCGGACACGCAAAGCAGTGCCGACGGCACAGGCCAGACCCACGGTTGCCCGCGTCCCGAACACCATGGCACGAGCGAAAACCGCTGGCTGGCGCTCCTTGTGGACGTGCTGCTGCAACGCCGCCTGTACCGCGAATCGCGCACGCGCTGGGCCATACACGCCCTGATCTTCTTCCCCTTCCTCATCCGTTTCAGCTGGGGCGTGCTGGCCCTGTTAGGCTCGCATCAGGCGGCTGGTATGGAATGGCCCTGGCTTATGCTGGCCAAGGACTGGGCCCCCACGGCCTTCATCTATGACGTCAGCGGTCTGGCCTTGCTGGCTGGCCTTGTGTGGGCAGCCCTGTTCTGGCGCAGGGAAAAGAAGGCGGCAGCCAATGCGCCGCGCCACGACTGGCCCGCCCTGTGGCTGCTTTTGGCCATCACCGTCACCGGCTTTGTGCTGGAAGGCATGCGCATGGCCCTTACCGGCATGCCTGACGGCAGTGAGTGGGCCTTTGCGGGCCACGCGCTGGCCAGCCTGTTCACCCTTATGAGCCCTGCGCAACTGGCCCGTGTGTACGGCTGGGGCTGGTATGTGCATGCCATAGTTACGGCGGCCACCGTGGCCTACATGCCCTTCAGCCAGTTGCGCCACATTGTCACCACCCCGGTGTTTCTGCTTGTCCAAACCCTGAGGGGCCGTCACTAG
- a CDS encoding glycine cleavage system H protein: MEIAGYNMPEELYYDQYHFWTRVDGDELVIGMDDFAEKLAGQIVFVQLPFVGKVVTAGKKFAKVESGKWLGTVYSPADGEISAVNEELEANPSLINSDCYGKGWMYKIRPVDMSQINTLIHGGKDVIEAWLLEDIKKFKKD, from the coding sequence ATGGAAATTGCCGGCTACAATATGCCCGAGGAACTGTATTACGACCAATACCACTTCTGGACCCGCGTTGACGGCGACGAACTGGTCATCGGCATGGACGATTTCGCTGAAAAACTGGCCGGACAGATAGTGTTTGTGCAGTTGCCCTTTGTGGGCAAGGTCGTCACGGCGGGCAAGAAGTTCGCCAAGGTGGAATCCGGCAAGTGGCTGGGCACGGTCTACAGCCCGGCGGACGGCGAAATAAGCGCCGTCAATGAGGAGCTGGAGGCCAATCCCTCCCTCATCAACAGCGACTGCTATGGCAAGGGCTGGATGTACAAGATCAGGCCCGTGGACATGAGCCAGATCAATACCCTCATCCACGGCGGCAAGGACGTTATCGAGGCCTGGCTGCTGGAGGATATCAAGAAATTCAAGAAGGACTAA
- a CDS encoding radical SAM protein, which produces MRPLDHWDDVQLEQARELSWARHGKKILFYLPGMFVRDGVQGQYPALSVTGRDCAQHCAHCGGALLQSMPDVSKPGSLLEKCRALEAQGVQGVLLSGGCDGRGRVPWKNFIRAIAEVKRQTGLFVSVHCGMLDAATARDLKSAGADQALIDIIGSAETYYKVYHLEDGPELLDSSLEALAQAGLPVVPHIVAGLHFGRLLGESWALEIVARHPPALLVIVACMNLPGTDMAGMTPPAAREVCGVILRARELMPDTEISLGCARPRKGAADLEELALLAGVNRMALPSQEAVAMAASMGLEAQFRKTCCSVRMGGGTAGW; this is translated from the coding sequence ATGCGGCCTCTTGATCACTGGGACGACGTGCAGCTGGAGCAGGCCCGTGAGCTTTCGTGGGCGCGGCACGGCAAAAAAATACTCTTCTACCTGCCAGGCATGTTTGTGCGTGACGGCGTGCAGGGGCAATACCCCGCGCTTTCCGTCACTGGCCGCGACTGTGCGCAGCACTGCGCCCACTGCGGCGGCGCGCTCTTGCAGAGCATGCCCGATGTGAGCAAACCCGGCAGCCTGCTGGAAAAATGCAGGGCGCTTGAGGCGCAGGGCGTGCAGGGCGTGCTGCTTTCTGGCGGCTGCGACGGTCGGGGGCGGGTTCCGTGGAAGAATTTCATCCGCGCCATTGCCGAAGTTAAGCGGCAGACAGGGCTTTTTGTGTCCGTTCACTGCGGCATGCTGGATGCGGCCACCGCGCGCGATCTGAAAAGCGCCGGGGCGGATCAGGCCCTCATTGACATCATCGGCAGTGCTGAAACGTACTACAAGGTCTATCATCTTGAAGACGGCCCGGAGTTGCTGGACAGCAGCCTTGAAGCGCTGGCGCAGGCCGGACTGCCGGTGGTGCCGCACATTGTGGCCGGGCTGCACTTCGGCAGGCTGCTTGGTGAAAGCTGGGCTCTGGAAATCGTTGCCCGGCACCCGCCAGCCCTGCTGGTCATCGTGGCCTGCATGAATTTGCCCGGCACGGACATGGCGGGCATGACCCCGCCAGCGGCGCGCGAGGTCTGCGGCGTCATCTTGCGGGCACGGGAACTCATGCCGGATACGGAAATAAGCCTGGGCTGCGCCCGCCCCCGCAAGGGCGCCGCCGATCTGGAAGAACTGGCCCTGCTGGCCGGGGTCAACCGCATGGCCCTGCCTTCACAGGAGGCCGTGGCCATGGCCGCCAGCATGGGGCTTGAGGCGCAGTTTCGCAAAACCTGCTGCTCGGTGCGTATGGGCGGGGGCACGGCTGGCTGGTGA
- a CDS encoding NAD(P)/FAD-dependent oxidoreductase: protein MLHYDVLIVGAGPAGSSAARAAAQAGASVALVERRSAVGVPVRCAEYIPAMLVGQADVGKDYIAQATLGMRSYLHGHRIQDMAAPGYVIHRDKFDQALASAAADAGAHVLLGHCVLGREGGQGSCIMLSTPTGGMISIKAKVVIGADGPHSRVAQWVGLLNTHCLPSIQVRLPLCKTLDHTCIYFDESITAGYAWLFPKGDVANVGLGMLRQRHTPGLRRVLRRFVRGLSALGLVRDEPLSFTGGWIPAGPPRPCVSGDILLAGDAAGHTHPITGAGIFQAVMGGQMAGRWAARAVRENSLDVLQGYADEWNDFYGDVLSHAHKRRLDWEGHNGVLDQSINRFWIGFREYYAAS from the coding sequence ATGCTGCACTATGACGTGCTGATTGTGGGCGCTGGCCCCGCCGGTTCCAGTGCCGCCAGAGCTGCCGCGCAGGCCGGAGCTTCCGTGGCCCTTGTGGAGCGCCGCAGCGCAGTGGGCGTGCCCGTGCGTTGCGCCGAATACATACCGGCAATGCTGGTGGGCCAGGCTGACGTGGGCAAGGACTATATCGCCCAGGCCACGCTTGGCATGCGCAGTTATCTGCACGGCCACCGTATTCAGGACATGGCGGCTCCGGGCTATGTCATCCACCGGGACAAATTCGATCAGGCGCTGGCCAGCGCCGCTGCGGATGCCGGGGCGCATGTACTGCTGGGGCACTGCGTTCTTGGCCGTGAAGGCGGGCAGGGCAGTTGCATCATGTTGTCCACGCCCACAGGCGGGATGATTAGCATAAAAGCCAAGGTCGTCATCGGGGCCGACGGCCCGCATTCGCGCGTGGCCCAATGGGTCGGGCTGCTCAATACCCATTGCCTGCCGTCCATACAGGTGCGCCTGCCCCTGTGCAAAACTCTGGACCATACCTGCATATATTTTGATGAAAGCATCACTGCCGGCTATGCCTGGCTCTTCCCCAAGGGGGACGTCGCCAATGTGGGGCTCGGCATGCTGCGGCAAAGGCACACGCCGGGCCTGCGCCGGGTGCTGCGGCGCTTTGTGCGCGGCCTGTCGGCCCTTGGGCTGGTGCGCGACGAGCCCCTGTCGTTCACGGGCGGCTGGATACCCGCCGGGCCGCCCAGGCCCTGCGTATCGGGCGACATACTGCTGGCCGGAGACGCGGCGGGGCATACCCATCCCATAACAGGGGCGGGCATCTTTCAGGCCGTCATGGGCGGCCAGATGGCTGGCCGCTGGGCGGCCCGCGCCGTCCGGGAGAACAGCCTGGATGTCTTGCAGGGCTATGCGGACGAATGGAACGACTTTTACGGCGACGTTCTGTCCCACGCCCACAAGCGCAGGCTGGACTGGGAAGGGCATAACGGCGTGCTGGACCAGTCCATAAACAGGTTCTGGATAGGATTCAGGGAATACTATGCGGCCTCTTGA
- a CDS encoding lipoyl protein ligase domain-containing protein, with product MKAQWRLLDLPPMTAAENMALDEVLVEVRGSGHSTDTLRFLQFRPATVLVGFHQSLQEEVRLSYCREHGIDVNRRITGGGGLLFDENQLGWEIICAKSFFGVGIPNANLFRRLCEPTITALRGMGIDASFRPRNDIEVAGRKISGTGGTDCESAFLFQGTLLVDFDIETMLKCLRVPVEKLKAKEIDSIKKRVTCLAWELGRVPETREVKRNLVEAFEQHMGITLRPGGLTAEEEDLLAEKLPHFQSQEWIDMVRPTYEKTEVVQGARKSPFGLVRVTMQLNMPRKTLKNIYITGDFLSFPSRALFDLEAALRGQPLDGDHLCGIIKDFFKDGRIVIPDMGAEDICIPLRMALEKAAIARHGIPLEHCNRIFTTNGSFDEVLAAGPQALLLPYCAKLKDCDLRFTRSCRACGECVVGDAWTLGHERKWSTVCITSFEHLMQELEKMKGQGVPAFIGCCCQPFYIKHVEDFARLGLPGILIDIENTTCYDLDQSEAAHRGEFSSQTMLNMALLHDILRVAGQAKLSGQAERADGAGQQAITNGASGVVPGVTPGVTLGVTLGVALGVAPGVTPGAAAGAKKAGGTHAAL from the coding sequence ATGAAAGCGCAGTGGCGACTGCTGGACTTGCCGCCCATGACAGCGGCGGAAAACATGGCTCTGGACGAGGTGCTGGTGGAGGTGCGCGGCAGCGGACACTCCACAGATACCCTGCGTTTTCTGCAATTTCGCCCGGCAACGGTGCTGGTGGGTTTTCATCAGTCTCTGCAGGAAGAAGTGCGCCTGTCCTACTGCCGTGAGCACGGCATTGACGTGAACCGGCGCATCACGGGCGGCGGCGGCCTGCTTTTTGACGAAAACCAGCTCGGTTGGGAAATCATCTGCGCCAAGTCCTTTTTCGGCGTGGGCATACCCAACGCCAATTTGTTCCGCCGTCTGTGCGAACCCACCATCACGGCCCTGCGCGGCATGGGCATTGACGCATCCTTCAGGCCCCGCAACGACATTGAGGTGGCGGGCCGCAAAATATCGGGTACGGGCGGCACGGACTGCGAGTCGGCCTTTTTGTTCCAGGGTACCTTGCTGGTGGATTTTGACATTGAAACCATGCTCAAATGCCTGCGCGTGCCTGTGGAAAAGCTCAAGGCAAAGGAAATAGATTCCATCAAAAAAAGGGTGACCTGCCTGGCCTGGGAACTGGGGCGCGTGCCCGAAACCAGGGAAGTGAAGCGCAACCTTGTGGAGGCCTTTGAGCAGCACATGGGCATCACGCTCCGGCCTGGCGGCCTCACGGCGGAAGAAGAAGACCTGCTGGCCGAGAAACTGCCACACTTCCAGTCGCAGGAATGGATAGACATGGTGCGCCCCACCTATGAGAAAACAGAGGTGGTGCAGGGCGCGCGCAAGTCTCCTTTCGGCCTTGTGCGCGTGACCATGCAGCTGAACATGCCGCGCAAAACGCTCAAGAATATCTATATCACCGGTGATTTTCTGTCCTTTCCGTCGCGGGCGCTTTTTGACCTTGAAGCCGCCCTGCGCGGTCAGCCCCTGGACGGCGACCATTTGTGCGGCATCATAAAAGATTTTTTCAAGGATGGCAGAATCGTCATACCGGACATGGGGGCGGAAGATATCTGCATTCCCCTGCGCATGGCTCTGGAAAAGGCCGCCATTGCCCGCCACGGCATCCCCCTTGAGCACTGCAACCGCATCTTCACCACCAACGGCAGTTTTGACGAGGTGCTGGCGGCTGGGCCGCAGGCGCTGCTCTTGCCGTACTGCGCCAAACTCAAGGACTGCGACCTGCGCTTCACCCGTTCGTGCCGCGCCTGCGGTGAATGCGTTGTGGGCGATGCCTGGACATTGGGCCACGAGCGCAAATGGAGCACAGTCTGCATCACCAGCTTTGAGCATCTCATGCAGGAGCTGGAGAAAATGAAGGGGCAGGGCGTGCCCGCCTTTATCGGCTGCTGCTGCCAGCCTTTCTACATCAAGCATGTGGAGGATTTCGCCCGTCTTGGTCTGCCTGGCATCCTCATAGATATCGAAAATACCACCTGCTATGACCTTGACCAGAGCGAAGCCGCCCACAGGGGGGAATTCTCCAGCCAGACCATGCTGAACATGGCCTTGCTGCATGACATTCTTCGGGTTGCCGGACAGGCCAAGTTGTCTGGACAGGCAGAACGGGCCGACGGGGCCGGGCAGCAGGCCATAACAAATGGCGCGTCAGGCGTCGTTCCCGGTGTCACGCCCGGTGTAACGCTCGGTGTAACGCTCGGTGTAGCGCTCGGTGTAGCGCCCGGTGTAACGCCCGGTGCAGCGGCTGGCGCAAAAAAGGCTGGGGGGACGCATGCTGCACTATGA
- a CDS encoding (Fe-S)-binding protein, with the protein MRQSAFSIRQRMALDACTECGQCLTVCPAVAASGDADLSAQVRMHNLKKLLREGNFFWKALNEMLGREPLATPQVLKDYGLSVFRCSLCGDCEEVCPAGLPLKNMWLSLREELSRTGDAPDKIRMIRANLDGSHNVFDEDNDERGDWVDDMRKPPKGGCVKDSAEVVYFTGCVGAYFPLAQKIPMAFVEILDAGGVDFTIMAGDEWCCGFPLQGSGQSEGLPAIIAHNVAAAKARGARKVVFTCPSCYQIWREAYPPEFELVHASEMVAQLVLEDRLPLGELPMTVTYHDPCDLGRGGRVFDEPRAIMARIPGLTLVEMEHNREHCLCCGGGGNLEMIDPDLSAAMAKRKVEEAVATGAEAIITNCQQCVRTMMTYAKRNKVNIDVMDMSQLVAKSLEAGRKAVVAAEAARAAQPESAAGTQG; encoded by the coding sequence ATGCGTCAGTCAGCATTCAGCATCAGGCAGCGTATGGCCCTGGACGCCTGCACCGAGTGCGGCCAGTGCCTCACCGTGTGCCCGGCCGTGGCGGCCTCGGGCGATGCGGACCTCTCGGCCCAGGTGCGCATGCATAACCTGAAAAAACTGCTGCGCGAGGGCAACTTCTTCTGGAAGGCGCTCAACGAAATGCTGGGCCGGGAGCCTCTGGCCACGCCGCAGGTGCTCAAGGACTATGGCCTCTCCGTTTTTCGCTGTTCACTCTGCGGCGATTGCGAAGAGGTCTGCCCGGCCGGTCTGCCCCTCAAGAACATGTGGCTGTCCCTGCGTGAGGAACTCTCGCGCACCGGCGATGCGCCCGACAAGATACGCATGATCCGTGCCAACCTCGACGGCAGCCACAACGTCTTTGACGAGGATAACGACGAGCGCGGCGACTGGGTGGACGACATGCGCAAGCCCCCCAAGGGCGGTTGTGTCAAGGACTCCGCCGAGGTGGTGTACTTCACGGGTTGCGTGGGCGCGTACTTTCCGCTGGCCCAGAAGATCCCCATGGCCTTTGTGGAAATACTGGATGCTGGCGGCGTTGATTTCACCATTATGGCAGGGGACGAGTGGTGCTGCGGCTTTCCTTTGCAGGGCTCTGGCCAGAGCGAGGGGCTGCCCGCCATCATCGCCCATAACGTGGCTGCGGCCAAGGCTCGCGGGGCGCGCAAGGTGGTGTTCACCTGCCCGTCCTGCTACCAGATCTGGCGCGAAGCCTATCCCCCGGAATTCGAACTGGTCCATGCCTCAGAAATGGTGGCCCAGCTCGTTCTTGAAGACAGGCTGCCCCTGGGCGAACTGCCCATGACCGTCACGTATCACGATCCCTGCGACCTCGGGCGTGGCGGGCGTGTTTTTGACGAACCGCGCGCGATTATGGCCCGCATCCCCGGCCTCACTCTGGTGGAGATGGAGCATAACCGCGAGCATTGCCTGTGCTGCGGAGGCGGCGGCAACCTCGAAATGATTGATCCCGATCTTTCCGCCGCCATGGCCAAACGCAAGGTGGAGGAGGCCGTGGCCACAGGCGCGGAGGCCATTATCACCAACTGTCAGCAGTGCGTGCGCACCATGATGACCTACGCCAAACGTAACAAGGTCAATATTGATGTGATGGATATGAGCCAGCTTGTGGCCAAATCCTTAGAGGCTGGCCGCAAGGCCGTGGTTGCGGCCGAAGCCGCCAGGGCGGCGCAACCCGAAAGCGCTGCGGGAACTCAGGGATAA